The genomic DNA agcaaagacACTCGACCCCCGGCCCGCGGGGCTCTGCCGCTCCGGGAAATCCCCGGGGGCTCCGGGGGATGCcggtcccgctgctcccgcaGCCGGGTGGCCTCAAAAATGACCTCGATGGAGCCAAAACGCAGCGGGAGGCTCACGGTGGGGTCCGGGAGGCGCTGCCGGTCGCTCACGGCTGGGATGGTGTCCAGGGCACTGTGCCACACCCAGGGGACCGTCCCTTGCACGAGGGTCCCgtggcagcccccagcccagggtccagccctggctgcatcCAGCACCTCGCTCCGTGTTCCCGTCCCTACCCACAAGACCCATCCGAAGGTGACGCCGTCTCCCGGCGGGGTGGCCCGGGAGAGGAGAGCGGACCGTGGGGCAGACAGGGGGAGGCAGGTAATGGTTTTTGGGAGGGGTGATCGCTCCGGGGAGCTGAGATGAGGCCGGATGCTGATCCCGGGATGCGGAGCGCCCTGCCCGGGAAGCGGAGGGAGCCGGTGCCGTGCAGCAGAgcggggagcagcagcagcagcagagcggGGTGTCACCGTCCCCCCACCCTGGTAACGCCACCCGAGGGGTGCAGCACCCGGGGCTGAgcacatccccatccccagctggaCCCCAGCACCCCCGTGGTCATCTGGGGACCCCCCGAGAGCACCTCTGAAGTAGGAGCCAATTATCCCCCAAAAGAGGAGGAAACCTCCCAAAATGTGCTGCCAGCCGGGCTGCCCATGGCTGGAGGGTTTTGGGACCGGGGGCTGCACCCCCGGCGTGGGCGAGGGGAGCGTTAGCAGCGGTttgggggcgcgggggggttCGGCCGGgtgagggagggcaggggacgCCCGCGCTGGGGCCGGGCAGCTCTACCTGAGAAGAAATGGGCTTTGAAGCCCTTTTTGGAGACGGTGTTGTCGGACTTGAACTCGATCCTCATGTTGTTGTACTGGGAGGTGATGACGTCGGGCTTCTCAGCACCGCAGAACTTCCCGTGCAGCTTGGAGTCGGCCGTGAGCCCGCTGCGGACCTCCACAAAGTCGTATTTGCACACCTGGGGGGGTGACACGGGGCTGGGGACGTGGCGGTGCCACCCCGGGGGCCACCAGCAGCTTCGGGGACGGCACGCGGCGCAGGGAGGGGCTGCTCCCACCACTCACATCGTTGCCCTCGGTCTCGAAGAAGTCGAACTGGAGGGAGATGCGGTACTGGGTGGGGGCTACCAGCTGCCAGATGCAGTTCTTGTTGGGGGGATACTCCTTGGGCCACCCCGGGCTGGTGATGGAGCCGTTGAGCTTGGTGAGGAAACCTCCGCAGGCGGCTGCAGGGCGGGACCACCCAGCGCCCGTCACCTCCACCGGGTTGGGGACGCTGCAAGGGGCGGGCAcggggcagttttggggggtctcaggggggCACTCACCCTCGCAGCGGCGCTTGTCGGATGCCAGCTCGTAGCCAGGGTCACAGGCACACTTGTAGCTGCCCAGGGTGTTGACGCAGCGCTGCTCGCAGCCGCCGTTGTTGGGGCGGGAGCACTCGTCCATctctgggcagggcagggggggtgagtgggcagggggctgcgaccaccccccggcaccccccggAGCACCCCCAAACCTTTGAAGAAGTTGACGGCGAACCCGGCCTTGTTGATGGAGCCGTCGGAGACGAATTTCATCCAGAGCTTGTTGGAGGTGCTCTTGATGTCGTCGGGTTTGTCGTAGCCGCAGTAGCGGCCGATGAGGCTGCTCGAGTCGCTGCTCCCATCCCGGATCTCCAGGTAGTCGTAGGCGCAGCTGTCGTGGCGCTCGATCTGGTGGGGAGTGGTAGAACGGGGGTGGTTTggccccagcacccccaaaccctccctgcccccgctgcgtggggaaactgaggcagggaggcGGTGCCGAGAGATGCGGCCTCAAGCCCATCCCgagggagcactgggatgaggAGACGACCCCTCCCCAGCCTCGGGGGGGGGACGACGCTGACCCACCTCGAAGGACTGGAAGGTCAATCCCACGTGGTAGCCCTCAGACACGGTGATTTTCCAGACGCACACCTTGCTGGGCCGATAGTCATCGGGGTAGTTGGGGGACTGGATGTGCCCGTTGTCCTTCTTCACGTCCCCCCCGCAGATGGCTGgaagggaggagcagcagcctgagccccCCCGGGCCCCACGCCGACCCCTGGACCCCGCTGCTCCCCCCTACCTTCGTAGACGGCGAAGAAACCTTTGCCCACCCAGTTGCTGCTGCTCCGAAACTCCACCCAGAGGCGGCTGTCGGTGGAGATGATGGGCTCGGGCAGCTTGTTCCCGCAGAACCTGCCTGGGGATGAAGGCGTGCTGGGCTGCCGTGCTGGaaccctcctcttcctcaccgccacctcctcttcctcacagcctcctcttcttcatcaccaccttctcttcctcaccgccacctcctcttcctcctcaccacctcctcttcctcacagcctccttctcttcctcttcaccacctcctcttcctcaccatCCCCTTCCTCCTGGTCTCCCGATGCCCCTTTCCAGCCTAAAGCCAAAGGCTGCTTCTCCCCTCACTtgtccccctgctcccctccgGCTTTTCTGGCTGTGTCACTCAAACTGGTGATtccagagccagctgggatttggggaacaTCCAGCTCATGGGGATGGGACTGGGATCCTGGAATCTCCCTGGGGAACATCCAGCTCCTCGGGGTGGGACCGGGACACTGGCATCTCCCTGGGGAGAGATGTGCCAGCCAGCTGGATCATCCAGACTGGTTTCACTGGTGTGGGCCAAACTGGGGGCTCCATTCACCCCGATAACCCCTCTAGGGGGCagttcccccctccccagggcttTGGAACttcaggcaggcagggagaggggtaGATGGAatcccccggccccgctgccgaACCCGGAGCGTTCCCAGCGGGCAGGAGGAGCGGGCAGGAGGCCCCGGGTTGTTACCTCGCAGCGTGGCCTTTCTCCAGAACCCGTCTCTCACCTCCACGTAGTCGTACCAGCACAGCCGGCTTCGGTACAGGTCCAGGGTGGTGAAATTCAGGATGATCTAAGgttgggaaggagcaggaagagcGTGGGGTGAGCTCCCCCCGCACCCCATCTgccgggagctgctgggaacCCGCTGGAACCTGGAGCATCCCACCCCACAGCGGGGtgctgggacaccccaaaacaaGGGTGGGAATATGGGGAGGAGGGCTGGGACGAGGTGGGAGCCGCCACCGCAGCAGTCAGTACCTTCTCTCCGGGGGTGACGGAGATCCTCCAGACGCAGTGCATGTGGGCAGAGTATCCGTTGGGGAATTCCGGGGAGGAGAAGTTGCCCTGGCTGTCCTGGAGTGTCTCCCCACAGGCTGCCAAGGGAGAAAAGCGCGGTTCAGACCCCGCAGAGAAACCCCCAGCAGCGAGAAGAGCACCACTGCCTTCACCCCCATCCCCAGTGCCCTTTTCCCACCCCGaattcccagccctgagcaccaaaaaaaaaacaaaaaaaacgCATCATCGCCATCCCCAACCCTCCCTGGAACGGCTCCCGGCTCCGTGGCACCTCTCCAACGCCCGTGCCCTTCACCCGGCCGGGCGGCAGGAGCGCTGCCGGCCCCCCCGTGCCGTGCCACGCCGCGGGGCCCGGCTCGCCGCCCGCGCTCCGGGCAGG from Corvus moneduloides isolate bCorMon1 chromosome 27, bCorMon1.pri, whole genome shotgun sequence includes the following:
- the BMP1 gene encoding bone morphogenetic protein 1 isoform X2 — its product is MAGLRSCGLLLCLLLARALRFPDYSYVLEEEEEDEEPLDYKDPCKAAAFLGDIALDEEDLQLFQVDRVVDLARHTVTRLPSNSSGSNATSPRLGHPRRSRGRQRARSRRAATSRPERVWPDGVIPYVISGNFSGSQRAIFRQAMRHWEKHTCVTFLERNDEDSYIVFTYRPCGCCSYVGRRGGGPQAISIGKNCDKFGIVVHELGHVIGFWHEHTRPDRDDHVSIIRENIQPGQEYNFLKMEPEEVESLGETYDFDSIMHYARNTFSRGIFLDTILPKYDVNGVRPAIGQRTRLSKGDIAQARKLYRCPACGETLQDSQGNFSSPEFPNGYSAHMHCVWRISVTPGEKIILNFTTLDLYRSRLCWYDYVEVRDGFWRKATLRGRFCGNKLPEPIISTDSRLWVEFRSSSNWVGKGFFAVYEAICGGDVKKDNGHIQSPNYPDDYRPSKVCVWKITVSEGYHVGLTFQSFEIERHDSCAYDYLEIRDGSSDSSSLIGRYCGYDKPDDIKSTSNKLWMKFVSDGSINKAGFAVNFFKEMDECSRPNNGGCEQRCVNTLGSYKCACDPGYELASDKRRCEAACGGFLTKLNGSITSPGWPKEYPPNKNCIWQLVAPTQYRISLQFDFFETEGNDVCKYDFVEVRSGLTADSKLHGKFCGAEKPDVITSQYNNMRIEFKSDNTVSKKGFKAHFFSEKKQQLQPPKSRLPGPKLRVQKRPRGPS